The DNA window CCAGATGACTCTGAGTCACAAGCCAGGGCTGGGAGGCACTGTATGAAAAGCGGCCTTCTCTACACAAGGCTGGACACACCCCTTCATGGCCCGTCTCCTAGGAGCTGGGATGAATCTCTGGAGGATGTGCTGGGAACAAAGAAAACCCACGTGGTAAACGCCCACTCTTCCTTGGAAATCTGAAATGTTTACAGAATGGGGAAGGCCGAGTTGCCCACAGTGCCACACCTGGGGCTGAGGGCCGACGTAcccaccctctccctctcccgGAGGAAACAAGACCCCCAACCAGACTCAAAACCACCTCACCGCCTCACAAGCCCTACAGATATTCAAAGGCTGGCACTGACACCTCACAACCTTAGTGCGTTTAAATGCCTAACACAATACCAAGTGCACTGTACACCACACTTTAAAAGGTAGACTCAGTTCCAGTGGGGCTGTCCACTGTGGCACAGCACCACCTGGTGGCCACCCCGACCCGCACACCTCCCTCCACCGTGTCCCCCCACATCCCAGTACCCTTACAGCAAGCCAATGAAAGAGGTGTTAACGTGGCTGTTTTGCAACTGAGGAAACGGGCAAAAGTGTAGTCATTTCTTCCAGTCAGTTAAGTTAGCGAGTGGCAGATGTGCTACACCATGTTGCACCCATTTTGGGACCTGTTTGAACCGCATGCCCCACCGTCGCTCCTACATCCGCCAGTATGTTTAACCCCACGTGCTGTTTCCATCACGGCCTCCCCACATCTCCTTATTTTCAAACTTGGGCTGAAAACAGATGGCCTCATTTGCCCACTGAGATCATGTTCAAGATGAGGGATGcgctgggcacggaggctcatgcctgtaatcccagcactctgggaggctgaggcaggcagtgaaaccctgtctctactaaaaacacaaaaatcagcctgggtggtgatgcatgcctataatcccagctactcgggaggctgaggcaggagaatcgcttgaacccaggaggcggaggtggtagtgagctgagatcgtgccactgtgctccagcctgggcggcagagcgagactccgtctcaaaaaaagatcaGGATGCAGGGAGGCAGCAACAGGACCCGTGTCCTGTTCCCACCAGAAGCCACTACCAGGTAGCATATTTTCCTTTCCCATCCTCAAAGACGAAAGACACTTaggatttttagtattttaatacaGTTCAAATCAGTGTGTCTGGTTCATTTCAGTTCCTTCACTGCCAAACCTAGAGGAAAAGAGACAAAAGTAAGCCGTCCAGAAGACACATCTGAGTTGCTGCTGCTTGTCTAGATTTTGTACTTAAGCTAAAGAGAGCACACAAGGTTCAGAAATTAGATCCACCAGGGAAGTTTTGGTTAAAATATTTAGTGTCTGATAAAAAGACTTGGTCTATTATATTCAATCCGTTCCCTGTAAAAAATGGGGATTATCAGTAGCACCAACCTCGAAGGACATGAACAGCATTAAATGAGCTCTAACCTCTCTTCTGGCTAAGGAAATGATTTCTGCTACTGTATATAATCTGAGAATCACAACTATTCCTCACACTCCCAAGAGCAAGAGCAGATTCTTAAGACCATAAAATGGGCTCTGAAATCTGGGAGGGATTCAAAACAAGATACAAGACGGCCACACACAGCAACCTCCCAAACCCCACCGGCTCCTGAAGTGACTTCAGGCTCACTCACCAGGGGGCAGGGACTGCTTCagtttctctgccttctctttgtCAGTGATGACCAGGGTGTAAAGGTATCTGCTGCATCGAACTTTAAACTTCACATTGTCCTTATTTTTCTTGATCTTGACAGCTACCGGAGACCAGAATCAGGAATTAAATTGTATCACAAAAAACAAATGTGACACAGTCCACATGCAAATATACTCAAGCAGTAAGCAGCACGCAAGGGACAGTCAGCACCCACCTCCAGCACTGCCCCTCTGCACAAACAGAAAACACTATTACCCATTCCTGCAACTGCGAACTTTTATTGGGTACACTGAACACAACATTGTAGAACATCCTCTATCAACCTTACTATCTTTCttatttctactttctatttttttgagacagagtctcgctctgttgccaggctggagtgcaatggcgcaatctgggctccctgcaacttccgcctcccaggttcaagcaattctcctgcttcagcctcctggagtagctgggattacaggagtgcgccaccacaccgagccaattttttgcatttttagtagagatggggcttcaccatgttggccaggatggtcttgatctcttgacctcgtgatccgccagccttggcctcccaaaatgcttggattacaggcggagccaccacgcccggcctattatcttttttaaaaaggatggaAGCAGGATAAAGGAGATGGGCTGTCTGCTGGGACTGAGCGCTTTTCAGCACTCCACTCCTGGAAATCACGTCTCCGCATGTGAGATGACATTCTGGGCCAGTAAGACAGAGCTTGTTCTTCAGGATGCCTCCAGCCACTGCACACAACGCGCACCCAGGCCTTTCCTTGAATTTATGTGGAATCCATTTTCTGGGTTCTTTCCTGCTGCCAAGTTCTATCTCAGGATCACAGCTCAGGCCAGAAACAGTTCTAACATGTGCTTCAAGTTCAGCTGCGTGGGGTCTGCTGTGCACCACTCCGGTTATGTACTAGCAGCGTCAATGCATTGCCATCTGGCTACCGGGAGACAACCCCTTCCCAGGAGTAGTTACCACTCCATGTACTCACCAAATGCCTTGTTCTAACCACTTTAAAAACTGCTCAGACACTCCCAGGAATTGTTGTAATAGCAGTGATGTGCCAATCAAGAAAAAGGTGGCTGAGGGCCGAACACAAGCTCTAACGCACCAACGCAAGGACCTGAACAGACGCAGCACAAGACAATCTTGTCCTCGCAATTCTGcaactccatttctttctttctttttttttttttttgagacggagtctcgctctgtcgcccaagctggagtgcagtggcgtgatcttggctcactgcaagctctgcctcccgggttcacgccattct is part of the Chlorocebus sabaeus isolate Y175 chromosome 16, mChlSab1.0.hap1, whole genome shotgun sequence genome and encodes:
- the RPL38 gene encoding large ribosomal subunit protein eL38, whose amino-acid sequence is MPRKIEEIKDFLLTARRKDAKSVKIKKNKDNVKFKVRCSRYLYTLVITDKEKAEKLKQSLPPGLAVKELK